Genomic window (Bacillus pumilus):
CACTGGACGGGCGCTTGACTGATGGTTTTTTTCATAAATAGCTGACCAATGAGACGGATGGAAAACGCAATCGCACAAGTACCAATCACTAAATAGGCTGGAATGAGCAAGATGTTTTGTGGAAGTACGGATACGAACGAAAGGAAAAAGCCATTCAGCCCCATTTGATTGACTAGAAAACCAACAGTAAACCCAACGACAATGCCTTTTAAAAATATCATGAGAAAGATGAGCGGCAGGCCAATGATAGATATTCCTAGTATCCACATAAGACCTAAATACTTCATATGGTGCAAAAAGCTTTGCAAAAACATGTCTTTTGATTCTGCTGCTTTCTCATTCGTCAACTGACCAAAAAATTGATTTAAATAATAGAATAAATCCTCTTTCTGACTGATTGTCATACTATTCACGATGACAGCCCCAAAGATCACGCCCATTAAAAAGAGTACCGAGACGAACAAATAAATCGATAGATGGTCTTTTACGTGCTGAAGTAGATGTTCCTTCCAAGACTTTTTCCGCATGCGTCTTCCTCCCAAATAGTAAAGGTTACTAGATTCTATGAGAGAGATTACGAAACATGACAGTTTTATTGAAAGAAAAAAGAGAAAGCAGCCTGAACACTGCTCTCTCTTTTCAATTATCGGGCGGCTTTTTGTACGTTCACAAGCCCAGCACCATAATAAAATGGTTCTCCAAGTTTTGCAGCCGTTTTTGAAAGTCTCTCGCGCACCTCATCGTTTGTCAGATTCGGATGTTTTGATAGAATGACAGCAGCAGCGCCCGCTACATGCGGTGATGCCATGGATGTTCCGCTCTTGTAGCCATATTCGTTATGAGGAATGGTGCTCAGCGTTGAAACGCCCGGTGCTGAGACTTCTACTTCTTCTCCAACCGAAGAATCAAAAGCTCTCTGCTTTCTTTGGTCAACAGAGGCGACCGCCATCACCGAGCTGTACTTGGCTGGATAGTCAATCGTATTGAGAGAGCCATAGCTTCCTGCATTCCCAGCCGAAGCGACGATGAGAATCCCTTTGTCATATGCTCGATCTACCGCTTCTTTCAGCG
Coding sequences:
- the spoIIM gene encoding stage II sporulation protein M, with protein sequence MRKKSWKEHLLQHVKDHLSIYLFVSVLFLMGVIFGAVIVNSMTISQKEDLFYYLNQFFGQLTNEKAAESKDMFLQSFLHHMKYLGLMWILGISIIGLPLIFLMIFLKGIVVGFTVGFLVNQMGLNGFFLSFVSVLPQNILLIPAYLVIGTCAIAFSIRLIGQLFMKKTISQAPVQWFGRYASVLLMILALAALSSFFESYVSFMLMKKLAGVLFL